In the genome of Prosthecodimorpha staleyi, one region contains:
- a CDS encoding ASKHA domain-containing protein, producing MAKDHLVFFSPSGKRERFPEGTTVLEAARRLGVDLDSVCGGRGICGRCQIVPTEGANPKLGIKSAADHVSPWNAVEARYADKRGALEAGRRLGCQAKVCGDLVIDVPADSQVHRQVVRKRAEAYPVKVDPLVHLHYVEVREPDMHDPSSDFRRLQEALAAQWGLADIHADTAVLKGLQKALRAGEWKVTAAIRKGRDLVALFPGFRDTLRGLAVDIGSTTIAAHLCDLVTGDVLASSGLMNPQIRFGEDLMSRVSYVMMNPGGDAEMTAAVRGALQELAAAVAAEAGIGTDEILEVTVVGNPIMHHLFLGLDPTELGGAPFALTVDGGLEVRAREVGLSLAPGAFVYTLPCIAGHVGADTAGVVLSEGPHLKDEVTLLVDVGTNAEIVLGNRHRLLACSSPTGPAFEGAQIASGQRAAPGAIERLRIDPETLEPRFRVIGTELWSDDAGFPEATAKTGVTGICGSGIIEAVAEMLLAGLVTPDGIVDGTLAARTPRIVAEGRTFAYVIREADAAGPRIAVTQGDIRAIQLAKAALYAGIRLLMDHYGAPSLDRITLAGAFGSHIDVKYAMILGLIPDCDLAAVGSAGNAAGTGARIALLNKASRAEIEEVVRRIEKIETALEPAFQAHFVGAMAIPHKSDPFPHLETALGRVFARGTAPGEPGEGGRGERRRRRG from the coding sequence TTGGCCAAAGACCACCTGGTATTCTTCTCGCCCTCGGGCAAGCGCGAGCGCTTTCCCGAGGGCACGACCGTGCTCGAAGCCGCGCGCCGGCTCGGCGTCGATCTCGATTCGGTGTGCGGCGGGCGCGGCATCTGCGGGCGCTGCCAGATCGTGCCGACCGAGGGCGCCAACCCGAAGCTCGGCATCAAGTCGGCCGCCGACCATGTCTCGCCCTGGAACGCGGTCGAGGCGCGCTATGCCGACAAGCGCGGCGCGCTGGAGGCCGGCCGCCGGCTCGGTTGCCAGGCCAAGGTCTGCGGCGATCTGGTCATCGACGTGCCGGCCGACAGCCAGGTCCACCGCCAGGTCGTGCGCAAGCGCGCCGAGGCCTATCCGGTCAAGGTCGATCCGCTCGTCCACCTGCACTATGTCGAGGTGCGCGAGCCCGACATGCACGATCCCTCGTCGGATTTCCGCCGCCTGCAGGAGGCGCTGGCCGCGCAGTGGGGGCTTGCCGACATCCATGCCGACACGGCGGTCCTGAAGGGGCTGCAGAAGGCCTTGCGCGCCGGCGAATGGAAGGTGACGGCGGCGATCCGCAAGGGCCGCGACCTGGTCGCCCTGTTCCCGGGCTTCCGCGACACCCTGCGCGGGCTGGCGGTCGATATCGGCTCGACCACCATCGCGGCCCATCTGTGCGATCTGGTCACCGGCGACGTGCTCGCCTCCTCGGGCCTGATGAACCCGCAAATCCGGTTCGGCGAGGACCTGATGAGCCGGGTCTCCTATGTGATGATGAATCCCGGCGGCGATGCCGAGATGACCGCGGCGGTGCGCGGCGCGCTGCAGGAACTCGCGGCCGCGGTGGCGGCGGAGGCTGGCATCGGCACCGACGAGATCCTGGAGGTGACCGTGGTCGGCAATCCGATCATGCACCACCTGTTCCTCGGCCTCGATCCGACCGAGCTGGGCGGGGCGCCCTTCGCGCTGACCGTCGACGGCGGCCTTGAAGTGCGCGCCCGCGAGGTCGGCCTCAGCCTCGCGCCCGGCGCCTTCGTCTACACGCTGCCCTGCATCGCCGGCCATGTCGGCGCCGATACCGCCGGCGTGGTGCTGTCCGAGGGGCCGCATCTGAAGGACGAGGTGACGCTGCTCGTCGATGTCGGCACCAATGCCGAAATCGTGCTCGGCAACCGGCACCGCCTGCTCGCCTGCTCGTCGCCGACCGGCCCGGCCTTCGAAGGCGCGCAGATCGCCTCTGGCCAGCGCGCCGCGCCGGGCGCGATCGAGCGCCTGCGCATCGATCCGGAGACCCTGGAGCCGCGCTTCCGAGTGATCGGCACGGAACTCTGGTCTGACGATGCCGGCTTCCCGGAGGCGACGGCGAAGACCGGCGTCACCGGCATCTGCGGCTCAGGCATCATCGAGGCGGTCGCCGAGATGCTGCTGGCCGGCCTGGTCACGCCCGACGGCATCGTCGACGGCACCCTGGCGGCACGCACGCCCCGCATCGTCGCGGAGGGGCGGACCTTCGCTTATGTCATCCGCGAGGCCGATGCGGCCGGCCCGCGCATCGCCGTGACCCAAGGCGATATCCGCGCCATCCAACTTGCCAAGGCGGCGCTCTATGCCGGCATCCGCCTGCTGATGGACCATTACGGCGCGCCAAGCCTCGATCGGATCACGCTCGCCGGCGCCTTCGGCAGCCATATCGACGTGAAATACGCGATGATCCTCGGCTTGATCCCGGATTGCGACCTTGCCGCCGTCGGCTCGGCCGGCAACGCGGCCGGCACCGGCGCCCGCATCGCGCTCCTCAACAAGGCCTCGCGGGCCGAGATCGAGGAGGTCGTGCGGCGCATCGAGAAGATCGAAACCGCGCTGGAACCGGCCTTCCAGGCGCATTTCGTCGGCGCCATGGCGATCCCGCACAAGTCCGACCCGTTCCCGCATCTCGAAACCGCGCTCGGCCGCGTCTTCGCGCGCGGCACGGCGCCGGGCGAACCGGGCGAGGGCGGCCGCGGCGAACGTCGCCGGCGGCGGGGGTAG
- a CDS encoding group I truncated hemoglobin: MRFPILAALALGLFATAPAEAASLYTRLGGQDALVAVVDDFVANVAADKRINGFFARADIPRLKRRLVQQICAGTGGPCHYQGRDMKTAHAGMGIRKVHFAALVQDLQKTLHKFKVPMREQKELLAILGPMQKDIVAH; the protein is encoded by the coding sequence ATGCGCTTTCCGATTCTCGCCGCCCTGGCGCTCGGCCTCTTCGCCACCGCGCCCGCCGAAGCCGCCAGCCTCTATACCCGCCTCGGCGGGCAGGATGCCCTGGTCGCCGTCGTCGACGACTTCGTCGCCAATGTCGCCGCCGACAAGCGGATCAACGGCTTCTTCGCCCGGGCCGACATCCCGCGCCTGAAGCGCCGTCTCGTGCAGCAGATCTGCGCCGGCACGGGCGGCCCGTGCCACTACCAGGGCCGGGACATGAAGACTGCCCATGCCGGCATGGGCATCAGGAAGGTCCATTTCGCCGCGCTGGTGCAGGACCTGCAGAAAACCCTGCACAAGTTCAAGGTGCCGATGCGCGAGCAGAAGGAACTGCTCGCCATCCTCGGCCCGATGCAGAAGGACATCGTCGCGCACTGA
- a CDS encoding FliM/FliN family flagellar motor switch protein, whose amino-acid sequence MTPFDNIPIDISVQLGTTMIPIHQLLRMGRGAVIELDTRESDEVTILANNVPVASGQVILRGDRIGISITEVLFRAPTARAKEAVKRL is encoded by the coding sequence ATGACCCCGTTCGACAACATCCCGATCGACATCTCGGTGCAACTCGGCACGACCATGATCCCGATCCACCAGCTCCTGCGCATGGGACGCGGCGCGGTGATCGAACTCGACACGCGCGAGAGCGACGAGGTGACCATCCTCGCCAACAATGTGCCGGTGGCGAGCGGCCAGGTCATCCTGCGCGGCGACCGGATCGGCATCTCGATCACCGAGGTCCTGTTCCGCGCGCCGACCGCGCGGGCCAAGGAAGCCGTCAAGCGCCTGTGA
- a CDS encoding aminotransferase-like domain-containing protein → MTAAADRTPTAPRRPPFAGWLGTTNDVTKTFLAAGRIEGLINMAGGLPAPETYPAEALAAIARRVIAEHPQDALGYGPIEGLPELRDALAARLGGPDLSLTRDNILVTTSGMQGLDLLGKVLVDEGALIAAQAPTYLGALDAWRPRRPRYRALRVDRPDFDAVAGLTGARFGYAVPNFSNPTGRLVPMPVRRKLAEAALATGTWLVEDNPYGGLQFDGEALPRLIDIAAGAPPVAAPGAAYEGPVIYMGTLSKEIAPGLRIGCMVAAPEMIAALTMAKQGSDLCTSGVTQRIALAAIEDGLIERLQPELTALYRARRDALCAALAEHLGTWFTFEVPVGGMFVWVVARDPRIDTDRLLNAALEAGVCIAPSSVFDASGEDRSAFRINFTLNPPERLEEGVRRLAGAVRRLAGA, encoded by the coding sequence ATGACCGCTGCCGCCGACCGGACCCCGACCGCACCCCGCCGGCCGCCCTTCGCCGGCTGGCTTGGCACCACGAACGACGTGACGAAAACCTTCCTGGCGGCCGGGAGGATCGAAGGCCTGATCAACATGGCCGGAGGCCTGCCGGCGCCGGAGACCTATCCGGCCGAGGCCCTGGCGGCGATCGCCCGGCGCGTCATCGCCGAGCATCCGCAAGATGCGCTCGGCTATGGTCCGATCGAGGGCTTGCCGGAGCTGCGCGACGCACTCGCCGCGCGGCTCGGCGGCCCGGACTTGAGCCTGACACGTGACAACATCCTGGTCACCACCAGCGGCATGCAGGGGCTCGATCTCCTCGGCAAGGTGCTGGTCGACGAGGGCGCGCTGATCGCCGCGCAGGCACCGACCTATCTGGGCGCACTCGACGCCTGGCGCCCGCGCCGCCCGCGCTACCGCGCGCTGCGGGTCGACCGGCCGGACTTCGATGCCGTGGCCGGCCTGACCGGCGCCCGATTCGGCTATGCAGTGCCGAACTTCTCCAATCCGACCGGCCGGCTGGTGCCGATGCCGGTCCGCCGCAAGCTGGCCGAGGCTGCGCTGGCGACCGGCACATGGCTGGTCGAGGACAACCCCTATGGCGGCCTGCAGTTCGACGGCGAGGCCCTGCCCCGCCTGATCGACATTGCCGCCGGTGCGCCCCCCGTCGCAGCCCCTGGCGCGGCCTATGAGGGGCCGGTGATCTATATGGGCACGCTCTCCAAGGAGATCGCGCCGGGGCTCCGGATCGGCTGTATGGTCGCCGCGCCCGAAATGATCGCGGCGCTGACCATGGCCAAGCAGGGATCGGATCTGTGCACCAGCGGGGTGACCCAGCGGATCGCTCTGGCGGCGATCGAGGACGGGCTGATCGAGCGCCTGCAGCCCGAACTGACTGCGCTCTATCGCGCCCGGCGGGACGCGCTGTGCGCGGCGCTCGCCGAGCATCTCGGCACCTGGTTCACCTTCGAAGTCCCGGTCGGCGGCATGTTCGTCTGGGTGGTGGCGCGCGACCCGCGCATCGACACCGACCGGCTCCTGAACGCCGCCCTGGAGGCCGGGGTGTGCATCGCGCCGAGCAGCGTGTTCGACGCCTCGGGTGAGGACAGAAGCGCCTTCAGAATCAACTTCACCCTCAACCCGCCCGAACGCCTCGAAGAGGGCGTGCGGCGGCTCGCCGGCGCGGTCCGTCGGCTGGCCGGCGCCTAG
- a CDS encoding regulatory protein RecX, translating to MTDEAVPGRAKAEMERLATYLRRAALAHCARYAATEADLARILERKALRRLALAAGEDPPDRSAVGAAVAETVAACRKLGLVDDRGYAELKVGSGRRRGLSSARLTETLAARGVDRGTIAETLAEEGTDDRRAALLFARRKRIGPWRRPSGEDDPAGADGADDETREDFDHRNRRRTADPRQRDLAILCRNGHPPNIARWVVGLDLESAETALRSNEGLEK from the coding sequence ATGACGGACGAAGCAGTACCCGGCAGGGCCAAGGCGGAGATGGAGCGGCTGGCGACCTATCTGCGCCGCGCCGCACTTGCCCATTGCGCCCGCTACGCGGCGACCGAGGCCGATCTCGCGCGCATCCTCGAGCGCAAGGCGCTGCGCCGCCTGGCCTTGGCCGCCGGCGAGGATCCGCCCGACCGGTCGGCCGTGGGCGCCGCAGTTGCGGAGACCGTCGCGGCCTGCCGGAAACTGGGTCTGGTCGACGATCGCGGCTATGCCGAACTGAAGGTCGGCTCGGGCCGCCGTCGCGGCCTGTCGTCGGCCCGGCTGACGGAAACCCTCGCCGCCCGCGGCGTCGACCGCGGCACCATCGCCGAGACGCTGGCCGAGGAGGGCACCGACGACCGCCGGGCGGCCCTGCTCTTCGCCCGCCGCAAGCGCATCGGCCCCTGGCGGCGCCCGAGCGGCGAGGATGATCCGGCCGGTGCCGACGGGGCCGACGATGAGACCCGGGAGGACTTCGACCACCGGAACCGGCGCCGGACCGCCGATCCGCGCCAGCGCGACCTCGCCATCCTGTGCCGCAACGGCCATCCGCCCAACATCGCCCGCTGGGTCGTCGGCCTCGACTTGGAGAGTGCGGAGACAGCGCTTAGGTCGAACGAGGGTTTAGAAAAATAA
- the lipB gene encoding lipoyl(octanoyl) transferase LipB, with protein MVNAEDRSEPVGLGDPGEQAESSGQGRPGEPDRGATRPPGPGRTVARGEGAAAPGLLPAAGARPVEWRVSDRPVAYEAAMAAMEARVEAIAAGAAGELVWLLEHPPLYTAGTSARDADLLAPDRFPVHRTGRGGEFTYHGPGQRVAYVMLDLRRRTPDVRRYVATLEEWVIRVLWRWHLRGLRRDDRVGVWIARPDKPALAPDLPAEDKIAAIGIRIRKWVTYHGIALNVEPDLDHFSGIVPCGIAGYGITSLADLGLPLSMPEVDMVLREEFEPLFGETVWMGE; from the coding sequence ATGGTAAATGCCGAGGACCGGAGCGAGCCGGTCGGGCTGGGTGATCCGGGCGAACAGGCCGAGTCGAGCGGACAGGGGCGCCCGGGCGAGCCGGACCGGGGCGCGACGAGGCCGCCGGGACCGGGCCGGACGGTGGCGCGCGGCGAGGGCGCCGCGGCGCCGGGGCTTCTGCCGGCGGCCGGGGCGCGGCCGGTCGAATGGCGCGTCAGCGACCGGCCGGTCGCCTATGAGGCGGCGATGGCGGCCATGGAGGCGCGCGTCGAGGCGATCGCGGCCGGGGCGGCGGGCGAGCTGGTCTGGCTCCTGGAGCACCCGCCGCTCTACACCGCCGGCACCAGCGCGCGCGACGCCGACCTGCTCGCGCCCGACCGCTTTCCGGTCCACCGCACCGGGCGCGGCGGCGAGTTCACCTATCACGGGCCGGGACAGCGTGTCGCCTATGTGATGCTCGACCTGCGCCGCCGCACGCCGGACGTGCGCCGCTACGTCGCGACGCTGGAGGAATGGGTCATCCGCGTGCTCTGGCGCTGGCACCTGCGCGGCCTGCGCCGCGACGACCGTGTCGGCGTCTGGATCGCCCGGCCCGACAAGCCCGCGCTCGCGCCGGACCTGCCGGCCGAGGACAAGATCGCCGCGATCGGAATCCGCATCCGCAAATGGGTCACCTACCACGGCATCGCGCTCAACGTGGAACCCGACCTCGACCACTTCTCCGGCATCGTCCCCTGCGGCATCGCCGGCTACGGCATCACCAGCCTCGCCGACCTCGGCCTGCCCCTCTCGATGCCCGAAGTCGACATGGTCCTGCGCGAGGAATTCGAGCCGCTGTTCGGCGAGACGGTGTGGATGGGGGAGTGA
- a CDS encoding polysaccharide deacetylase family protein: MQTRSFEGSPRRALFVCALGLAAAAFGLGLTPGSGTPARAAGETACTNPAALGTARVLPVDTSRGLEVGTKSYPQTLPLGPKEVVLTFDDGPIGKPTEQVLAALAAECVNATFFVVGEQAAAHPALLKRIAAAGHTIGHHSMTHPIMTGLGFEAGKSDIERGWRTVDRILTGREGDRPATPFFRFPGFAPTPELAAWLKAKGIGTFGADLWGTDWQKTTPDALLRQVLDRLDKRGGGILLLHDIHAHTAAMFPALLTELKARGYRVVHIVPGGAVS, encoded by the coding sequence GTGCAGACCAGATCGTTCGAGGGCTCTCCACGGAGGGCCCTCTTCGTTTGTGCGCTCGGCCTCGCCGCCGCGGCCTTCGGGCTGGGCCTCACCCCGGGCTCCGGCACGCCGGCCCGCGCCGCCGGCGAGACCGCCTGCACGAACCCGGCCGCGCTCGGCACCGCGCGGGTGCTGCCGGTCGACACCTCACGCGGGCTCGAAGTCGGTACCAAGAGCTACCCGCAGACCCTGCCGCTCGGCCCCAAGGAGGTCGTGCTGACCTTCGACGATGGCCCGATCGGCAAGCCGACCGAGCAGGTGCTGGCGGCGCTCGCCGCGGAATGCGTCAACGCGACCTTCTTCGTGGTCGGCGAGCAGGCCGCGGCCCATCCGGCCCTCCTGAAGCGCATCGCGGCGGCCGGACACACGATCGGCCATCATTCGATGACGCATCCGATCATGACCGGCCTCGGCTTCGAGGCCGGCAAGTCGGATATCGAGCGCGGCTGGCGCACCGTCGACCGCATCCTGACCGGCCGCGAGGGTGACCGTCCGGCCACGCCCTTCTTCCGCTTCCCCGGCTTCGCCCCGACGCCGGAGCTGGCCGCCTGGCTGAAGGCCAAGGGCATCGGAACCTTCGGCGCCGACCTCTGGGGCACCGACTGGCAGAAGACCACACCCGACGCCCTGCTGCGCCAGGTCCTCGACCGCCTCGACAAGCGCGGCGGCGGCATCCTCCTCCTGCACGACATCCACGCCCATACCGCCGCCATGTTCCCGGCCCTGCTGACGGAACTGAAGGCCCGCGGCTACCGCGTGGTGCATATCGTCCCGGGCGGGGCGGTCAGTTGA
- a CDS encoding Lrp/AsnC family transcriptional regulator, protein MARLDAIDLRILAALQADGRMSTLDVAERVGLSPTPCSRRIRRLEDEGVIEGYAARVSPRALGYSICVMVSVRLARQGPDGHDQFLSAVERLPEVSECLLVTGSIDYLLRIWVKDIEALRAFITEQLQSIPSVAETSTMVILGDGKGQATGLGGGEVRIGRL, encoded by the coding sequence ATGGCGCGTCTCGACGCAATCGACCTGCGCATCCTGGCGGCGCTGCAGGCGGACGGGCGGATGTCGACGCTCGATGTCGCCGAGCGGGTCGGCCTCTCACCGACGCCCTGCAGCCGCCGGATCCGCCGCCTGGAGGACGAGGGCGTGATCGAGGGCTATGCGGCGCGGGTCAGTCCGCGCGCGCTCGGCTACAGCATCTGCGTGATGGTCTCCGTGCGCCTCGCCCGGCAGGGGCCGGACGGACACGACCAGTTCTTGAGCGCGGTCGAGCGGCTGCCCGAGGTATCCGAATGCCTGCTGGTGACCGGCAGCATCGACTATCTCTTGCGCATCTGGGTCAAGGATATCGAGGCGCTCCGGGCCTTCATCACCGAACAGCTGCAGTCGATTCCCTCGGTCGCCGAGACCTCGACCATGGTCATTCTCGGCGACGGCAAGGGCCAGGCCACGGGCCTTGGCGGCGGGGAGGTCCGGATCGGGCGGCTTTGA
- a CDS encoding protein-methionine-sulfoxide reductase heme-binding subunit MsrQ: MYPWIDRTGRVSALKAVAFAAALAPALWIFLEWRLGWLGPRQLNEAIHQTGLWSVRFLIATLAVTPLRHIAGWTRILIIRRMLGLTALAYLMLHIGLYAADQSLDVIRIATEIALRTYLTIGFVALLAMLALGVTSTDGMIRRLGAEKWRRLHGLVHPIAILAILHFFMQSKIDVSEAALMLGFLVLLELYRLLVRRRVPLTAATLAATAVVGGLATALLEAGWYGVATKIPASAALEANLYFDLAIRPAWWVLGVGLSVALLAAGDRRPTVKRHRPVGGPAAAKG; encoded by the coding sequence GTGTATCCCTGGATCGATCGTACCGGCCGCGTCTCGGCCCTGAAGGCGGTCGCCTTCGCGGCGGCCCTGGCGCCGGCCCTCTGGATCTTCCTGGAATGGCGGCTCGGCTGGCTCGGGCCGCGCCAGCTCAACGAGGCGATCCACCAGACGGGGCTGTGGTCGGTGCGCTTCCTGATCGCCACCCTGGCCGTGACGCCGCTGCGCCACATCGCCGGCTGGACGCGAATCCTGATCATCCGGCGGATGTTGGGCTTGACCGCCCTCGCCTATCTGATGCTGCATATCGGGCTCTATGCCGCCGACCAGTCGCTCGACGTGATCCGGATCGCGACCGAGATCGCGCTGCGCACCTATCTGACGATCGGCTTCGTCGCGCTTCTGGCCATGCTGGCGCTTGGCGTCACGTCGACCGACGGGATGATCCGGCGGCTCGGTGCGGAAAAATGGCGCCGGCTGCACGGCCTCGTCCATCCGATCGCCATCCTGGCGATCCTGCATTTCTTCATGCAGTCGAAGATCGATGTCAGCGAAGCCGCGCTGATGCTCGGTTTCCTGGTGCTGTTGGAACTCTACCGACTGCTCGTCCGCCGGCGGGTCCCGCTCACCGCCGCGACACTGGCTGCGACGGCCGTGGTCGGCGGGCTCGCAACGGCGCTCCTTGAGGCGGGCTGGTATGGCGTCGCGACCAAGATCCCGGCCTCGGCGGCGCTGGAAGCCAATCTCTATTTCGATCTCGCCATCCGGCCGGCCTGGTGGGTCCTCGGCGTCGGGCTCTCCGTCGCGCTGCTCGCAGCCGGGGACCGACGCCCGACCGTGAAACGGCACCGTCCGGTCGGCGGGCCCGCTGCCGCGAAAGGCTGA
- a CDS encoding RraA family protein, with protein sequence MPVTIHEPAVPPLSETDLARWQAIPIAVAVDLARDAGQIDPAIRPLNPPGRQPRLFGRAVTARCEPPDFGAVLHALELIRPGDVLVIAAGGHAETAMIGEIVGGELRRRGCRGFVCDGAVRDVAMLASWGDFAVFTRAITPRGPASADRGAVNAPVVIGGRLVSPGDLIIGDDDGLIALTSTFLTDRIGDAEAKLALEAEWEKKLGAGHSVMETFGIAAPVVLKG encoded by the coding sequence ATGCCCGTCACCATCCATGAACCCGCCGTCCCGCCCCTCTCCGAGACCGATCTTGCGCGCTGGCAGGCCATCCCGATCGCCGTCGCGGTCGATCTGGCGCGCGATGCTGGCCAGATCGATCCGGCGATCCGGCCTCTAAACCCGCCCGGCCGCCAGCCACGCCTGTTCGGCCGGGCCGTGACCGCGCGCTGCGAGCCGCCGGATTTCGGCGCCGTGCTGCACGCGCTCGAGCTGATCCGCCCCGGCGACGTGCTGGTCATCGCGGCCGGCGGCCATGCGGAGACGGCGATGATCGGCGAGATCGTCGGCGGCGAACTGCGTCGGCGCGGCTGCCGCGGCTTCGTCTGCGACGGCGCAGTGCGTGATGTCGCCATGCTCGCCTCGTGGGGCGATTTCGCGGTGTTCACCCGGGCGATCACGCCGCGCGGGCCGGCCTCGGCCGATCGCGGCGCCGTCAATGCGCCGGTGGTGATCGGCGGCCGGCTGGTGTCGCCCGGCGACCTGATCATCGGCGACGACGACGGCCTGATCGCGCTGACATCGACATTCTTGACCGACCGCATCGGCGACGCCGAGGCCAAGCTTGCCCTCGAGGCCGAGTGGGAGAAGAAGCTCGGCGCCGGCCACAGCGTGATGGAGACCTTCGGCATCGCCGCGCCGGTCGTGCTCAAGGGCTGA
- a CDS encoding YaiI/YqxD family protein, which translates to MTSLEPLLIFVDADACPVKDEVFRVAGRHGIRVHVVSNGWMQLPRDPLIERVVVPAGPDVADDWIAERARPGTVVITADIPLADRCVKAGAAVIDPKGRAFTPASIGMALATRNLMTDLRSAGAVTSGPRPFAGKDRSAFLQALDAAVNRLKRAGHPTGPA; encoded by the coding sequence ATGACCAGCCTCGAACCGCTCCTGATCTTCGTCGATGCCGATGCCTGCCCGGTCAAGGACGAGGTGTTTCGCGTCGCCGGCCGCCACGGCATCCGGGTCCATGTCGTCTCGAACGGCTGGATGCAGCTGCCGCGCGATCCGCTCATCGAGCGCGTCGTCGTGCCGGCCGGCCCGGATGTGGCCGACGACTGGATCGCCGAACGGGCCCGGCCCGGCACGGTGGTGATCACGGCCGACATTCCGCTCGCCGACCGCTGCGTCAAAGCCGGGGCCGCGGTGATCGACCCGAAGGGGCGCGCCTTCACGCCGGCCTCGATCGGGATGGCGCTCGCCACCCGCAACCTGATGACCGACCTGCGTTCCGCCGGCGCCGTCACCAGCGGCCCGCGGCCTTTCGCCGGCAAGGACCGCTCGGCCTTCCTGCAGGCGCTCGATGCGGCCGTCAACCGGCTGAAACGGGCCGGACACCCGACTGGACCGGCGTAA